The Colletotrichum destructivum chromosome 7, complete sequence genome contains the following window.
GTATTCGGCTTGGGGACGGTCTTGAATTTGCTGCATGGGACACGGTATCAGAAACTTAGGCATGACCAGGCTTTAGATCGCTTGACTTACAAATATGTCCGCTGGTTGGGCTTCAGATCGTGGAGAACATGGTCAACGGCGTACTTGAGGTGCTTCAACCCATGGTTCTGGTTCTGTCCGGTAGCTTCCTTATTGAGACTGTCGTATTCCTGGCTGTTGAACATGTGTGAAATGCTCGAAGCAAGCGAGCCAGAGCCGAGAGTCGGTTCGGGGATGAGGTCTTAGAGATGTTACCAAGTAGATTCAAGGGATTTTGCGTGAAGATTCCACCTACCTGGAGTAAACGGAATGACGGAGGTCTGGGGAGAGTAAGGTAACGCCTCGGGGAGTGTAAACGGCCGCGCCATGGAACGCTGGTCCGCAACTTGCGGCTGCATATAGCCGCCGTTCGGCGGACCATTCTGGAAGGTCCCTTGGCTGTTGACCATTTTTTCTGTGTCCTCAGACCTAGGCCGAGCCTCAAGACATGTTACTTCGAGAGCCGAGTGAAGGATCGAGGCGCTGTGCGAAAGCTGGTCGGGAGGGCGTTCGGACGTAGGAAGCGCGCAAGCAAAGAAACCAGCGCCGTCGGGCCAAGTCAGgtggaagagaaaaagaactAAGATGGAAGTGATAAAGAAGAAGCCGGTCGCATGGTCCGGAATCGAACAGGTGCAACTGGAAAGAAACAATGTCGAGATGCGATCTGGCGTACGTCGTCGTGATGGGATGGGAAAGTGGGAAGGTTGCGACAGCCTCGCGTGGAAGGACCCTTGTCCGTCGCGAGGCCCGTGCAGTAGCTTTAGGCGGTAGGTACCTTTGGTAGAAAGTGGCCGGTTGTTCCGTTCCTGCCTGTCTGTAAAGTTCAATATGTACCCTGTACCCCATGAAATCTATAGATTGCTTATGTAATTCTTTCCAGGGGTCTGTGTACAGAGCACTTCCCCCGATATTCCACAATCGATAAGGAAGCGCTGAGTGCTAGTGCCGAAAATCTTCCCCCGGCAGAAATATTTTGTCGGTATTTGCTGCTGCGATACTCCATTTGATCACCACAGATACTACCTACTCGGCCGGCATTACAACAGACACCGCATcccatcaccgccacctGTTTGCAATCATGTCCGCTATTGGAACGCTTGTCTTCTGTCACGACTGCGGCAACTTGCTTCCCGCGTCCATGGGCACGGAGAAGAACATCCTCACCTGCGACTGCTGCGGCGCCGACAACAAGGGTAGgttcaccgccgccgcctccgccgccggcgtaTTCGTAGCGTGCACCCCGAACTGACGAGATGTTGGCGTCAGATACCGGCTCCAAGACGATCGTCACCCAGACGAAGCCCTCCGATTTCCCGTCCCAGTTGCGACAGAAGCTGCAGTCCAAtgtccaggccgtcgaca
Protein-coding sequences here:
- a CDS encoding Putative Zinc finger, TFIIS-type, DNA-directed RNA polymerase subunit/transcription factor S, whose product is MSAIGTLVFCHDCGNLLPASMGTEKNILTCDCCGADNKDTGSKTIVTQTKPSDFPSQLRQKLQSNVQAVDRANVNTEATIRETCPKCGREEVRFTAVQLRSADEGSTIFFTCDCGFKWSHNN